The region ATTAATTCTCTTCAATGCGTTTGTATACGCATCACTCCTAATCGTTCCTTCTGTACCAATTACACCAATGTGGTTATTTTGCGTAAATTTAATCGCAGCTCTAGCACCCGGTTGTATGACACCTATAACCGGAATACTGAGTGTCTGCTGAAGTTCTTCAAGAGCAAATGCAGTGGCTGTATTGCACGCTACAACAAGCATTTTTATATCCTTCTCCAATAAAAACTCAACCATTTCCCAAGTGAAATTTCTGACTTCTTCCCGTGGTCTTGGTCCATACGGGCATCTTAATGTATCACCAAGGTATATTAATTTTTCTTTTGGCAGCTGACGCATCAGTTCATGTGCAACTGTCAGACCACCAACACCTGAATCGATAACTCCTATCGCTTTTTCCAACAGAACCGCCTCTTCTATGCTGTTATTTTTCATTCACATATTTCATTTGTTCATGGAGGAATGCAAGCAAATCATTCATTTTTTCCGCATCATTTATCGAAAAATTTGCAAATACTTCCCCCAGATATTCCTGACGCTTTTTAATTACTTCTTTAATAATTTTCTTCCCTTTATCCAAAACCTGTATTCGAACGACCCTGCGATCCTTGTCATCACGAATCCGTTTTACAAGCTGATTTTTTTCCATTCGATCAACCAGATCAGTAGTCGTACTGAAG is a window of Virgibacillus ihumii DNA encoding:
- a CDS encoding MarR family winged helix-turn-helix transcriptional regulator — translated: MENELSHDTIAEIEKRLRYISGVIKQNGRKILNNYPITAPQFVALQWLMEYGDLTIGELSNKNGLAFSTTTDLVDRMEKNQLVKRIRDDKDRRVVRIQVLDKGKKIIKEVIKKRQEYLGEVFANFSINDAEKMNDLLAFLHEQMKYVNEK